One window from the genome of Osmerus mordax isolate fOsmMor3 chromosome 19, fOsmMor3.pri, whole genome shotgun sequence encodes:
- the cysltr2a gene encoding cysteinyl leukotriene receptor 2: MTESDRVQNQTCDCSIDEFKRAVFPVAYLLIFLMGLTANCASLWVFLRMCRKGRRLTTVNLYMVNLLVSDLMLVCTLPLRAAYYLLDSYWPFGDIACRLASYVFYINMYGSVYFLLALSVIRYMAVSHPFKFLTLDNGPWGWVGCVLIWVFVSLVSAPLLSSGIQKGEGGKIHCLELGKMGLDTMIILNSAAFVVGFALPFVVISVCYMCVLRSLCRPRAGRDGNRPSRRKSFALVGLGLLIFVVCFLPYHVVRTIFLEAEQNAQKNGCRDPCSGINGIRKAAVVTLCLAAGNSCLDPFLFFFVGENFRDICMRKARRSGIVERQAEAQELQVVELTVK; this comes from the coding sequence ATGACAGAGTCTGACAGAGTGCAGAATCAAACCTGTGACTGTTCGATCGATGAATTCAAACGTGCGGTGTTCCCGGTTGCCTACTTGCTCATTTTCCTCATGGGCCTGACAGCTAACTGTGCTTCCCTTTGGGTCTTTCTGAGAATGTGCAGAAAAGGCAGAAGGTTAACCACAGTAAATCTGTACATGGTGAACCTGTTGGTGTCTGATCTCATGCTGGTGTGTACCCTGCCACTCAGAGCAGCATACTACCTGCTGGACTCTTATTGGCCCTTCGGGGACATTGCCTGTCGCCTGGCCTCCTATGTGTTCTACATCAACATGTACGGTTCGGTCTACTTTCTGCTGGCCTTGAGTGTCATTCGTTACATGGCTGTGTCTCACCCCTTTAAGTTCCTGACGCTGGATAATGGAccctgggggtgggtggggtgtgtcCTCATCTGGGTCTTTGTGTCGCTGGTCTCGGCCCCCTTACTGAGCTCAGGGATccagaagggtgagggagggaagatccACTGCCTGGAACTCGGCAAAATGGGTCTCGACACGATGATCATCCTAAACAGTGCTGCCTTTGTGGTGGGCTTTGCCCTGCCGTTTGTTGTCATTTCTGTctgctacatgtgtgtgttacgtAGCCTGTGCCGGCCTAGGGCTGGCAGGGATGGCAACAGACCCTCCAGACGAAAGTCTTTCGCCCTTGTTGGTCTTGGACTCTTGATTTTTGTGGTCTGTTTCTTGCCATACCATGTGGTGAGAACTATCTTCCTGGAGGCTGAACAAAATGCACAGAAAAACGGGTGTCGGGACCCATGCAGTGGGATCAATGGTATTCGTAAGGCTGCCGTGGTTACGCTGTGTCTAGCTGCTGGGAACAGCTGCCTCGaccctttccttttcttttttgtggGAGAAAACTTCAGAGATATCTGCATGAGAAAAGCTCGGAGATCGGGAATTGTAGAAAGACAAGCTGAGGCTCAAGAATTGCAAGTTGTGGAATTAACTGTGAAATGA